One Ostreibacterium oceani genomic region harbors:
- a CDS encoding DUF4391 domain-containing protein — protein sequence MDFFNLPSRTKVGRVVPKNAFDEYTNTKQKKQFTDGIQRITWIHKLSTETVNLEAKDIKEIQVFKVELKEQTDILKILEIINKAIPYHIVFWVEFKEQAYISTAVKHPHPTNEDISVVDWTFTSDWFDLATTPFQINLKNSLDAVHKDLCVQLTGKPDLSKKSMDSILQNQQEIDQLKKKVAKLKSAISRSKKFNEKVDLNLKLKTTEKELKKIIN from the coding sequence ATGGACTTTTTCAACTTACCTTCAAGAACAAAAGTAGGTCGTGTTGTACCAAAGAATGCCTTTGATGAGTACACCAACACCAAACAAAAGAAGCAGTTTACGGATGGTATTCAGCGCATTACTTGGATCCACAAATTATCAACTGAAACAGTAAACTTAGAAGCCAAGGATATTAAGGAAATTCAGGTTTTTAAGGTAGAATTGAAAGAACAGACGGATATCCTGAAAATCCTTGAAATCATTAACAAGGCAATTCCGTATCACATAGTCTTTTGGGTTGAGTTCAAAGAACAAGCTTATATTTCCACTGCAGTAAAGCACCCTCACCCAACGAATGAAGACATTTCAGTAGTTGATTGGACATTCACCTCAGATTGGTTTGATTTGGCAACCACACCCTTTCAAATCAATCTTAAAAACTCATTGGATGCAGTGCATAAAGACCTTTGTGTTCAACTAACAGGAAAGCCTGATTTATCTAAAAAGTCTATGGATTCAATCCTGCAAAATCAGCAGGAAATAGACCAATTGAAAAAGAAAGTTGCCAAGCTTAAATCAGCAATTTCAAGAAGTAAAAAATTTAATGAGAAGGTGGACTTAAATCTAAAGTTGAAGACTACTGAAAAGGAACTTAAAAAGATCATAAACTAA
- a CDS encoding virulence RhuM family protein codes for MEEPKNNSEFIIFKTVDEQVSVDVRLNENDVWLTQDQLASLYGVERPGITQHIKNIFTEGELQEDSVSKKLLRTAADGKKYQTKHYNLDMIISLGYRVNSIMATRFRIWATKRLNEYIRKGFTMDDERLKKQLINPTLPRDKHPQIAADR; via the coding sequence ATGGAAGAGCCAAAAAATAATTCAGAATTCATCATCTTTAAAACAGTGGATGAACAAGTTTCGGTCGATGTACGCTTAAACGAAAATGATGTTTGGCTTACGCAAGATCAGTTAGCAAGTCTTTATGGAGTAGAACGGCCCGGCATTACGCAGCACATCAAAAACATATTTACCGAAGGTGAATTGCAGGAGGATTCAGTTAGTAAGAAATTATTACGAACTGCCGCAGACGGTAAAAAATACCAGACCAAACACTATAACCTGGATATGATTATTTCATTGGGTTATCGTGTCAACTCCATAATGGCCACGCGATTTAGAATTTGGGCCACCAAACGCCTTAACGAATACATCCGCAAAGGCTTTACCATGGACGATGAACGGCTGAAAAAGCAACTCATAAACCCAACATTACCTCGTGATAAACACCCACAAATCGCCGCTGACCGTTAG
- a CDS encoding thiamine diphosphokinase, which translates to MNHNTQAVSTADCRDYPCEQSQALVLLNGDKVPLADLPFALSAYALVVCVDGAWNQLVADGDDEKVHQIIGDGDSILDPAPSKWQIAHDQSTTDFEKTLLYLDKLGFNQADIYWGSGGEMDHFLGNLAVAARYHDRIRCVFYDQHQAYFFTQTAVRLHGQIHQTITLYPFPAATVSSDGLRYELHQTDLAIKTQQSLRNEIIETKAHLTVSGDLWVFITR; encoded by the coding sequence GTGAATCATAATACGCAAGCCGTTTCAACAGCTGATTGTCGTGACTACCCATGCGAGCAAAGTCAGGCGCTAGTGCTACTCAATGGCGATAAAGTGCCGTTGGCTGATTTGCCGTTTGCCTTGTCAGCATATGCGCTGGTGGTTTGTGTCGATGGCGCGTGGAATCAGCTGGTTGCAGACGGTGATGATGAAAAAGTGCATCAAATCATTGGTGACGGTGATTCCATTTTAGACCCTGCGCCAAGCAAATGGCAAATAGCACACGACCAATCGACCACGGATTTCGAAAAGACACTGTTATATTTAGATAAATTAGGGTTTAATCAAGCCGATATCTACTGGGGTAGTGGCGGAGAAATGGATCACTTTTTGGGGAATTTGGCGGTCGCTGCGCGTTATCATGACCGTATTCGTTGTGTGTTTTATGATCAACATCAGGCGTATTTTTTTACCCAGACGGCTGTTAGGTTGCACGGTCAAATCCATCAGACCATTACGCTATATCCGTTTCCAGCAGCAACGGTGAGTAGCGATGGACTGCGCTATGAACTACATCAAACCGATTTAGCAATAAAAACCCAACAAAGCCTACGCAATGAAATAATAGAAACCAAGGCTCACCTAACGGTCAGCGGCGATTTGTGGGTGTTTATCACGAGGTAA
- a CDS encoding YhdP family protein, whose protein sequence is MWRKVGKFFYRLARILLLLFIVLVTLLALVLKNPNWVIDFAQAELANYGIELKIHEVSGEFTGLNYALTGRVSTTDYHGIAVESADINMQVNWWQFIRFDKLLGDITVKQAALTVDPDATRAGVMQTIKRKKSEKRQGADYVENTESIVGNAADDVAGDVAGDWTSGESRFSEIHWLFESVKVQVNDQAYTARGEGQGINTANIELITANKEALRLDYVHEKSALTIQSQALDISAYTNQSAQLQQVNAQINTRDWLASQIEATVEYAGIQGDITMQGDGNDQVKMTANVADNTVELLAKRIAGGAKITFANQDLTHFMPLRDWIAEVFPVKHFSGLATGEVVYMAQQGITQADLTLVNPKVSHATGQFSAAGMNLTYQEATVDFTVAFNENSQVLPLLARGDKPLVLSGQVNGRYQVASKTLLIEDGRLADDTITALVFKGQLQEKAFEISGELTDVAVDGIVDYLPQQVNKQWLESLTVGLVSGKTNQTTFAISGPTNAFFASEASRLQIHSQIQDTVIQHPQNAQQATIAHADIAIDNRAITIDNAKVTTNGVTVVSRINIPDIQIGEVQVGEVQADIALAETPIAALAELASKNGLAEAVQKINQEIDLTGSVSGDLSLLFDIKTRKWQVSAQPVIKLQKLMVARYPDIDFQAINARATIRDNQLDSAEATGRINGQSVVGDLTNKMTNKTTNKTTNKTTNKTTEKSGYEIDLKGKTDAVSWLAIFGVIDAKQHSLLSTYGVIDNAPVDSRATIRLDKHWRFVSVSGESELDGIALNGFDAITKPKQQKARTRFSYNHQTKQVDFSMEKLLDLAIQLDDRGRRIDGLLLAAGEIKPTSASTPSSDASSKTSSKTASKAVGFEANTIKIHLHSPRFDWQSFNQFYHDWLSKKGADNSATDNNATDNSARRKQILANLTVKLDINVDDLRFDKTTSFPLVLWGSLNDMTVVSPLMNGRIQYQPNQFDAQLTRLNLSQWIDMIKPKETAQDKPTDYRLGDFAKAFPQMKVAIEKIIYNDHDIGRFDFKTSINEGQYSIDEMLLTGPDYYLTISGYEDKEAQGITTKIQADFKSERTQNLISQLALNEVMEADQFDMAFDLAWPGKAHSLNIRQSYGTARLYGQNVKLTEVKPGVGGVLGLMDFGSILKRISLDFSNLTSSKLTLDTINGTWNIGGGRAVTNDFKADGSLISMQITGPIDLYRREFDNLSIVVIPSASNVLPIIGTVAGGALGAAAGVVVQQVIGDELNKVAGIPYTLSGKWLDPELKLTAAQASDENVRDSGFGDK, encoded by the coding sequence ATGTGGCGTAAAGTAGGCAAATTCTTTTACCGCTTAGCACGTATTTTACTGTTATTATTTATTGTGCTGGTCACTTTGTTGGCTTTGGTGCTGAAAAATCCTAATTGGGTGATTGATTTTGCACAGGCAGAGCTGGCTAACTATGGCATTGAATTAAAAATCCATGAAGTCAGCGGGGAATTCACGGGGCTAAATTATGCCCTGACAGGGCGTGTCTCTACGACCGATTACCATGGCATTGCGGTTGAATCGGCAGACATCAATATGCAGGTGAATTGGTGGCAGTTTATTCGGTTTGACAAATTGTTGGGTGATATCACGGTAAAACAAGCAGCACTTACCGTTGATCCTGATGCAACGCGAGCTGGCGTGATGCAGACCATTAAACGCAAAAAAAGTGAAAAAAGGCAGGGCGCGGATTATGTGGAAAATACAGAAAGCATAGTAGGTAACGCGGCAGATGACGTGGCAGGCGACGTGGCAGGCGACTGGACAAGTGGAGAGTCACGGTTTAGTGAGATCCACTGGCTATTTGAGTCGGTTAAAGTCCAGGTAAATGACCAAGCATATACTGCACGCGGAGAGGGGCAGGGCATCAACACGGCGAATATTGAATTAATCACGGCTAACAAAGAAGCGCTGCGCCTTGATTATGTCCATGAAAAATCGGCGTTAACTATTCAAAGCCAAGCATTAGATATTTCAGCCTATACCAACCAGTCTGCACAATTGCAGCAGGTTAATGCACAGATTAATACCCGCGATTGGCTAGCCAGCCAAATCGAGGCGACCGTCGAATATGCGGGTATTCAGGGTGATATAACGATGCAGGGTGATGGCAATGATCAAGTCAAAATGACCGCTAATGTGGCAGATAACACCGTTGAGTTGTTGGCCAAGCGAATAGCCGGAGGGGCAAAAATCACCTTTGCGAATCAAGACTTGACCCATTTTATGCCGTTGCGGGATTGGATTGCTGAGGTGTTTCCCGTTAAGCATTTTTCTGGTTTGGCGACTGGAGAAGTCGTCTACATGGCGCAACAGGGCATTACCCAAGCGGACTTGACGCTGGTAAATCCAAAAGTTTCGCATGCAACAGGCCAATTCAGTGCGGCTGGGATGAATTTGACCTATCAAGAGGCAACAGTCGATTTTACCGTCGCGTTTAACGAAAATTCACAGGTGTTACCATTATTGGCGCGTGGGGATAAGCCGTTGGTTTTGAGCGGTCAAGTCAACGGGCGCTATCAGGTGGCCTCCAAAACACTCTTGATTGAGGATGGCCGCTTAGCTGATGATACGATAACTGCTTTGGTTTTTAAAGGGCAATTGCAAGAGAAAGCGTTTGAAATATCAGGTGAATTGACTGATGTGGCGGTTGATGGCATCGTCGATTATCTACCCCAGCAAGTCAACAAGCAATGGTTAGAATCATTAACAGTAGGGCTTGTCTCGGGCAAGACAAACCAAACGACCTTTGCGATTTCAGGTCCAACGAACGCTTTTTTTGCGAGTGAAGCGTCTCGGCTTCAAATCCACAGTCAAATCCAAGACACGGTGATTCAGCACCCACAAAATGCGCAGCAAGCCACGATTGCTCATGCGGATATTGCCATTGATAATCGGGCTATTACTATTGATAACGCCAAAGTAACGACTAATGGTGTCACGGTTGTCTCACGCATTAATATACCTGATATCCAAATCGGCGAGGTTCAAGTCGGCGAGGTTCAAGCCGACATAGCGCTGGCCGAAACCCCGATTGCGGCATTGGCTGAGTTAGCCAGTAAAAATGGGCTAGCTGAGGCGGTGCAAAAAATCAACCAAGAGATCGACCTGACGGGGAGTGTAAGTGGCGATTTGTCGTTGTTATTCGATATAAAAACACGAAAGTGGCAAGTCAGCGCACAGCCTGTTATTAAGCTGCAAAAGCTAATGGTGGCGCGTTATCCTGATATCGATTTTCAGGCGATTAACGCCCGTGCAACGATTCGGGATAACCAATTGGATAGTGCCGAGGCGACAGGGCGTATCAATGGGCAGTCAGTGGTTGGGGATTTGACCAATAAAATGACCAATAAAACGACTAATAAAACGACTAATAAAACGACTAATAAAACGACCGAAAAATCAGGTTATGAAATTGACTTGAAAGGAAAAACAGACGCAGTTAGTTGGTTGGCGATTTTTGGGGTGATCGATGCAAAACAGCACAGTCTGTTATCAACCTATGGTGTCATCGATAATGCCCCAGTTGATAGTCGGGCAACCATCCGCTTAGATAAGCATTGGCGGTTTGTTAGTGTCAGTGGTGAAAGCGAGCTTGATGGTATCGCGCTCAATGGGTTTGACGCAATAACCAAGCCTAAGCAGCAAAAAGCACGCACACGATTTAGCTATAACCATCAGACTAAGCAAGTCGATTTTAGTATGGAAAAATTGCTAGATTTGGCAATACAGTTAGACGATAGGGGTAGGAGGATTGATGGACTGTTGTTAGCAGCAGGAGAAATAAAACCAACATCTGCAAGCACGCCATCTTCAGATGCCTCGTCGAAAACCTCGTCGAAAACCGCTTCAAAAGCGGTGGGATTTGAAGCCAATACAATAAAAATTCACCTACATAGTCCGCGATTTGATTGGCAGTCCTTTAACCAGTTTTATCACGATTGGTTGTCCAAGAAAGGGGCAGATAATAGTGCCACAGACAATAATGCCACAGACAATAGTGCTAGGCGAAAACAAATACTAGCAAATTTAACCGTAAAACTGGACATCAATGTTGACGATTTGCGTTTTGATAAGACGACCAGCTTTCCGTTGGTTTTGTGGGGCAGTTTGAATGATATGACAGTCGTGAGTCCTTTGATGAATGGGCGGATTCAGTATCAGCCAAATCAGTTTGATGCCCAGCTGACTCGGCTAAACCTAAGTCAATGGATAGACATGATTAAGCCCAAAGAAACGGCGCAGGATAAGCCTACTGATTATCGGTTAGGCGACTTTGCCAAAGCCTTTCCACAGATGAAAGTCGCAATCGAAAAAATTATTTATAACGACCACGACATTGGTCGGTTTGATTTTAAAACCAGCATTAATGAAGGCCAGTACAGCATTGATGAGATGCTACTGACGGGGCCAGACTATTATTTAACGATTTCAGGCTACGAAGACAAAGAAGCGCAAGGTATTACGACCAAAATTCAAGCCGATTTCAAAAGTGAGCGCACCCAAAATTTGATTAGCCAATTGGCGTTAAACGAAGTGATGGAAGCTGATCAATTTGATATGGCATTTGATTTAGCATGGCCTGGAAAGGCGCATAGTCTGAATATTCGTCAAAGCTACGGCACCGCTAGGTTGTACGGACAAAATGTCAAATTAACCGAAGTCAAACCAGGGGTTGGCGGTGTGCTAGGGCTGATGGATTTTGGTAGTATTTTAAAACGGATTAGCTTGGATTTTTCAAATTTAACGAGTTCTAAGCTAACCTTGGACACCATCAATGGTACTTGGAATATCGGGGGTGGGCGTGCGGTGACCAATGATTTTAAGGCGGATGGTTCGTTGATTTCAATGCAAATAACAGGACCAATCGATTTGTACCGCCGTGAATTCGATAATCTGTCGATTGTGGTGATACCAAGCGCTAGCAACGTGTTGCCGATTATTGGCACGGTCGCTGGCGGTGCGCTGGGGGCGGCTGCAGGCGTCGTGGTACAGCAGGTTATTGGGGATGAGTTGAACAAGGTGGCGGGCATTCCCTACACGCTGTCTGGCAAATGGCTAGACCCTGAATTAAAGCTAACCGCTGCACAAGCGTCGGATGAGAATGTGCGCGACTCAGGCTTTGGGGATAAATAA
- a CDS encoding helicase-related protein codes for MKLIDNINTRLGDDLKETIRKGSKLSIAASTFSIYAFEALKKELGKIDELRFIFSTPTFTEEKFQKESRKFYIPHIVRESELCGGEFELRLMNQLNQRAIAKECSRWVKGKVTFKSNKHNNQPLNGMIHVDQGDKNAQAYSNINGFTTSDLGITHKKGFPTLIQKAEYPDSNDYLDWFNQIWDNEEDLKDVTQKVQDYFESAYKENSPEFIYFITLYNIFNDFLEDLSLDNLPNEQIGFKESLVWNKLYNFQQDAVIGAINKLEKYKGCIIADSVGLGKTFSALGVIKYYEMRNKDALVLCPKKLEANWNTYRHNDKNNILAADRFRYDVLFHTDLSRESGTSNGRNLESVNWGNYGLIVIDESHNFRNNNTVVDRENRYQKLLRRVIQEGIETKVLMLSATPVNNRFNDLRNQLALAYEGDTENIDSKLDTASSIDQIFRKAQQAFNIWSKYETAERTTEKLLDMLDFDFFEILDSLTIARSRKHITTYYDTTAIGNFPTRNKPVPIQSPLTDSDDVTYVDIAEKLTLLNLSVYTPLNYILPSKVQAYADLYDKEVRSGSGKLSQVDRELSLRILMRINLLKRLESSVDSFRLTLEGIIGQIENAIKTIDKGDADDYEGIHKILSDENYDFESNWADEEQVIGKKIKIHIADMDTTKWQEDLNEDLTVLNHLWGKVVDITGANDAKLQSLVELLNNKAEKPFNHENKKAIVFTAFADTANYLFENISESLKENYGINTALITGSRKICTSKKIPSDLNAILTCFSPLSKDKAQLYPRISDSVDLLIATDCISEGQNLQDCDLLINYDIHWNPVRIIQRFGRIDRIGSKNGSITMVNFWPDVTLDNYINLKQRVENKMLISNMASTGDDNILNTEDKDLEYRKIQLQRLQDEVIDLEDLREGVSITDLGLNDFRVDLSNMIKEYGELKNIPEGLHAVVKSSPILQSGAIFVLKNVNSSVNINKLNRLHPYYLVYMKMSGELILNHVDSKKILDAMRMLCKGQTAPIEEVCKELSEQTDDYHQMDEYSSLLKHSISTILQKEEEKEVLSLFKSGGTTALQEKIKGIEDFKLVSFLIVR; via the coding sequence ATGAAGCTAATCGACAATATAAATACACGCTTGGGTGATGACCTAAAGGAGACCATAAGAAAAGGCAGTAAACTCAGTATTGCCGCTTCTACGTTCTCAATCTATGCTTTTGAAGCACTTAAAAAAGAGTTGGGCAAGATTGATGAATTGCGTTTCATTTTTAGCACACCTACCTTCACTGAAGAGAAGTTTCAGAAAGAGAGCAGAAAATTCTACATACCACACATAGTAAGGGAGTCAGAACTTTGTGGTGGTGAGTTTGAGTTGAGATTGATGAACCAACTCAACCAAAGGGCCATAGCCAAAGAGTGTTCAAGGTGGGTAAAGGGAAAAGTCACATTTAAATCCAATAAACACAATAACCAACCCCTTAATGGGATGATACATGTTGATCAAGGCGATAAGAATGCACAAGCGTATTCAAACATTAATGGCTTCACCACCTCCGATTTAGGAATTACACACAAAAAAGGGTTCCCTACGCTTATCCAAAAAGCGGAATACCCTGATAGCAATGACTACTTAGATTGGTTTAATCAGATATGGGATAATGAAGAAGACTTAAAAGATGTAACACAGAAAGTTCAGGACTACTTCGAAAGTGCTTACAAGGAAAATAGCCCTGAATTCATCTATTTCATTACCCTATACAATATTTTCAATGACTTTCTTGAAGACCTGTCATTAGACAACCTTCCTAACGAACAAATAGGCTTCAAAGAGTCACTCGTATGGAACAAACTCTATAATTTCCAACAAGATGCAGTTATTGGTGCTATCAATAAACTAGAGAAGTACAAGGGCTGTATTATCGCTGACTCTGTGGGTCTAGGTAAGACATTCTCAGCCTTGGGCGTCATTAAGTACTACGAAATGCGGAATAAGGACGCATTAGTGCTTTGCCCTAAGAAATTAGAAGCCAATTGGAACACTTATCGCCACAACGATAAGAACAACATATTAGCGGCTGACCGCTTCAGATATGATGTGTTATTCCATACTGACCTTAGTAGAGAAAGTGGAACAAGTAACGGTCGTAATCTCGAATCGGTGAATTGGGGAAACTATGGCTTAATTGTCATTGACGAATCACACAACTTCAGAAACAACAATACAGTTGTAGACAGGGAAAATCGTTATCAGAAATTATTGCGCAGGGTCATTCAAGAAGGAATTGAAACAAAAGTATTGATGCTTTCTGCTACTCCTGTTAATAACAGATTCAACGATTTAAGAAACCAATTAGCTTTGGCGTATGAAGGTGATACGGAGAATATAGATAGCAAATTAGACACCGCAAGCAGCATTGACCAAATCTTCCGAAAGGCACAACAAGCTTTCAATATTTGGAGTAAATACGAAACAGCTGAACGTACCACAGAGAAGCTCTTAGACATGCTCGATTTTGACTTCTTTGAGATATTGGACTCATTGACCATAGCACGATCAAGGAAACACATAACCACTTATTACGACACCACAGCTATTGGGAATTTTCCTACTCGCAATAAGCCAGTGCCCATTCAAAGTCCGCTAACTGATTCTGATGATGTTACTTATGTGGATATTGCTGAAAAGCTTACCCTACTAAACTTATCTGTTTACACGCCATTGAATTACATTCTGCCAAGCAAGGTTCAGGCGTATGCGGATTTGTACGATAAAGAAGTGCGTTCAGGTTCAGGAAAACTATCTCAGGTAGATAGAGAATTGAGTTTGCGTATTCTCATGCGTATCAACTTACTCAAGCGTTTAGAGAGTTCTGTCGACTCTTTCCGTCTTACTTTGGAAGGTATTATCGGTCAGATTGAAAACGCTATTAAAACCATAGATAAAGGTGATGCGGATGACTATGAGGGAATCCACAAAATCCTTAGCGATGAGAATTATGACTTTGAATCAAATTGGGCAGATGAAGAGCAGGTAATTGGGAAGAAAATTAAGATACACATTGCTGACATGGACACTACCAAGTGGCAGGAAGACCTGAATGAAGACCTTACTGTTCTGAATCACCTATGGGGCAAGGTTGTAGACATTACAGGAGCCAATGATGCAAAACTTCAAAGCTTAGTTGAGCTTTTGAATAACAAGGCTGAAAAACCTTTTAACCATGAGAACAAAAAGGCAATAGTTTTCACTGCATTTGCTGATACCGCAAACTACCTATTTGAAAATATTAGCGAGTCACTTAAAGAAAACTATGGCATAAACACAGCACTCATTACAGGTTCACGTAAGATTTGTACTTCCAAGAAAATACCGTCAGACCTCAATGCTATCCTTACTTGCTTTTCGCCATTGTCTAAAGACAAGGCTCAGCTATATCCAAGAATCTCAGACTCTGTTGATTTATTGATAGCCACAGACTGTATTTCGGAAGGTCAAAACCTACAAGATTGTGATTTACTAATCAACTATGATATTCATTGGAATCCAGTGCGAATCATTCAACGTTTCGGTAGAATAGATAGGATTGGCTCGAAGAATGGCAGCATAACCATGGTCAACTTTTGGCCTGATGTTACTCTCGATAATTATATCAACCTCAAGCAGCGTGTGGAGAACAAGATGCTTATCAGCAACATGGCAAGCACAGGTGATGATAACATTCTCAACACAGAAGATAAAGACTTAGAGTACCGTAAAATTCAATTACAAAGGCTGCAGGATGAAGTAATTGACTTGGAAGATTTAAGAGAAGGAGTCAGTATTACCGACCTTGGATTGAATGACTTTAGAGTGGATCTATCCAACATGATTAAGGAGTATGGTGAATTGAAGAATATTCCAGAAGGATTGCATGCTGTTGTTAAATCAAGCCCAATTCTTCAAAGTGGGGCAATATTTGTTTTGAAGAATGTCAATTCAAGTGTCAATATCAATAAGCTAAACAGATTACACCCCTACTACTTGGTGTATATGAAGATGAGCGGTGAGCTCATCTTAAATCATGTTGATTCTAAAAAGATATTAGATGCGATGCGTATGCTTTGCAAAGGACAAACGGCACCAATTGAAGAAGTATGCAAGGAATTAAGCGAACAAACAGATGACTACCACCAAATGGATGAATATTCGTCATTACTCAAGCATAGCATAAGTACTATCCTCCAAAAGGAAGAAGAAAAAGAAGTGTTAAGCTTATTCAAATCAGGTGGAACTACAGCGCTGCAGGAAAAGATAAAAGGTATTGAAGACTTTAAATTAGTATCATTTTTAATCGTGCGTTAA